In the Candidatus Tisiphia endosymbiont of Melanophora roralis genome, GAATTTACTCCCATTACAGTAGCTTATGGTGATGGTATAGGTCCAGAAATAATGCAAGCAGTACTGTATATTTTAAAAGAAGCTGAAGCAAGAATACGTATAGAAATGGTGGAAGTAGGAGAGAAATTATACCAGAAGCATTATACTTCAGGGATAGCACAAGATACTTGGGAATCATTGGCAAGAACTAAGATTCTTCTAAAAGCCCCTATTACCACTCCTTTAGGTGGTGGGTATAAAAGTTTAAATGTAACTCTTAGAAAAGCCTTATCTCTTTATGCAAATGTTCGCCCTTCTATTTCTTATGCTCCTTTTGTTAAAACACTACATCCAAATTTGGATACAGTTATAGTACGGGAAAATGTTGAAGACTTATATGCTGGAATTGAATATCGCCAAACTCACAATGTTTATGAATCTCTTAAACTAATCAGCAGAGTTGGTAGTGAAAGAATTATTAGATATGCCTTTGAATATGCGATAAAAAATAACCGTAAAAAAGTCACATGTTTTAGTAAAGATAATATTATGAAACTTTCTGACGGAATTTTTCATAAAGTTTTTGATGAAATTGCTGGTGAATATAAGCAGATTCAAAGTGACTATTATATAATAGACATAGGCACTGCAAGACTGGCAACTCAGCCAGGATTATTTGACGTCGTTGTAACCTCAAATCTGTATGGGGATATTATATCTGACGTAGTGGCAGAAATTTCTGGATCAGTAGGACTTAGCGGTTCTGCTAATATAGGTCAAAATTATGCTTTATTTGAAGCGGTACATGGCTCTGCCCCGGATATTGCAGATCGTAACTTGGCTAATCCTTCTGGTTTACTTAACGCAGTAATTATGATGCTAATTCATATTAAGCAAAAGGATATTGCTGCATTAATAGAAAATGCTTGGAAAAAAACCATTGAGGACGGAGTTCATACTGGGGATATCTATGATGAGAAAATATCTAGTAAAAAAGTTGGAACTAAGGAATTTGCTGATGAAGTAGTGAAAAGACTAGGCTTCAAACCTTCTAAGCTCGCAGCAGCTGCATATTCATCATCAACTGCACAAGAAACTATTGACACGATATA is a window encoding:
- a CDS encoding NADP-dependent isocitrate dehydrogenase, with amino-acid sequence MTEFTPITVAYGDGIGPEIMQAVLYILKEAEARIRIEMVEVGEKLYQKHYTSGIAQDTWESLARTKILLKAPITTPLGGGYKSLNVTLRKALSLYANVRPSISYAPFVKTLHPNLDTVIVRENVEDLYAGIEYRQTHNVYESLKLISRVGSERIIRYAFEYAIKNNRKKVTCFSKDNIMKLSDGIFHKVFDEIAGEYKQIQSDYYIIDIGTARLATQPGLFDVVVTSNLYGDIISDVVAEISGSVGLSGSANIGQNYALFEAVHGSAPDIADRNLANPSGLLNAVIMMLIHIKQKDIAALIENAWKKTIEDGVHTGDIYDEKISSKKVGTKEFADEVVKRLGFKPSKLAAAAYSSSTAQETIDTIYSINTKEAKELVGSDIFIQMEALTAHDVAAKIQTINLGDLELKTIASMGLKLWPRDEIFELLSDHWCCRFMAKKDGERVTHLSIAHLLEALSNAKIDFIKIENLFEFDGKAGYSLAQGE